A single region of the Undibacterium piscinae genome encodes:
- the sbcB gene encoding exodeoxyribonuclease I, translating to MQDYTFLWHDYETFGVQARRDRPAQFAAIRTDAELNEIGEPIMLYCQPAPDFLPDPQSCLITGITPQLCLERGIPEHQFAAKIEQEFSQSGTIGVGYNTIRFDDEITRFMFWRNLIDPYAREWQNNCGRWDLLDVVRTTYALRPEGINWPVNDDGKPSFRLELLTAANGLAHDAAHDALSDVRATIALARLIRQHQPKLFEFCLALRKKERVATEIGLPLKKAFLHVSGMIPAERGCITAVWPLATHPHNKNEVIVWDLNFDPSELFTLDAASIRQRMFSKADALPEGVTRLPVKSIHLNKSPVVISNLKTLSPQRAEHWGLDMQLVQAHAQLAELAEARSDMSGIWQQIFSRDAETGVDVDEDLYGGFIGNNDRRTLNDLRAMNAQQLTSAHPHFQDGRLEELLFRYRARNFPHSLSADEQQLWEQHRAARLLGGAAKALTVEQFFDRIDTLQESASERDEEILGALYDYAEQITPVR from the coding sequence AAGACTACACTTTCCTTTGGCATGATTATGAAACCTTTGGCGTGCAAGCCAGACGGGATCGCCCGGCCCAATTTGCCGCCATCCGTACCGATGCGGAACTCAATGAAATCGGTGAACCTATCATGCTGTACTGCCAACCGGCACCCGACTTCCTGCCAGATCCGCAGTCTTGCCTGATTACCGGCATAACGCCTCAGCTATGCCTGGAGCGCGGCATTCCGGAACACCAATTCGCTGCAAAAATTGAACAAGAATTTTCACAGAGCGGCACTATCGGGGTCGGCTACAACACGATACGCTTCGATGACGAAATCACGCGCTTCATGTTCTGGCGTAACCTGATAGACCCATACGCACGTGAGTGGCAAAACAATTGCGGTCGCTGGGATCTACTTGATGTGGTACGCACTACCTACGCACTACGTCCGGAAGGCATCAACTGGCCGGTCAATGACGACGGCAAGCCTAGTTTTCGCCTTGAACTATTAACCGCCGCCAACGGCTTGGCCCACGATGCGGCACATGACGCCTTATCTGACGTACGCGCCACCATCGCGCTGGCAAGACTGATACGTCAGCATCAGCCCAAACTATTCGAATTTTGCCTGGCCTTGCGCAAGAAGGAACGCGTCGCCACAGAGATAGGCTTGCCGCTGAAAAAAGCCTTCCTGCATGTCTCTGGCATGATACCGGCCGAGCGCGGTTGCATCACCGCGGTATGGCCACTGGCAACGCATCCGCACAACAAGAACGAAGTGATAGTCTGGGATCTTAATTTCGACCCTAGCGAGTTATTTACGCTAGATGCGGCCAGCATACGGCAACGCATGTTCAGCAAAGCCGATGCCTTGCCAGAGGGAGTAACACGCCTGCCGGTCAAGAGCATACATCTGAACAAATCCCCGGTCGTGATCAGCAATCTAAAAACCCTGAGCCCGCAACGCGCCGAGCACTGGGGCCTGGATATGCAACTGGTTCAGGCCCATGCACAACTGGCAGAACTAGCCGAAGCGCGCTCGGATATGTCCGGGATCTGGCAGCAAATTTTCTCGCGCGACGCAGAAACCGGTGTCGATGTAGATGAAGATTTGTACGGTGGATTTATCGGCAACAATGACCGACGCACGCTCAACGATTTAAGAGCCATGAATGCACAACAACTAACATCTGCCCATCCACACTTTCAGGATGGACGACTCGAAGAACTGTTGTTTCGCTATCGCGCCCGCAATTTCCCTCATAGCTTATCGGCCGATGAGCAACAACTTTGGGAGCAGCACCGGGCGGCACGCCTGCTAGGCGGTGCAGCAAAGGCCCTCACAGTCGAACAGTTTTTTGATCGTATTGATACTCTGCAGGAATCTGCGAGTGAACGAGATGAGGAAATTCTCGGCGCC